The Pyrenophora tritici-repentis strain M4 chromosome 8, whole genome shotgun sequence genome contains a region encoding:
- a CDS encoding TT-ORF1 domain containing protein, whose amino-acid sequence MKRSGSTRVARKIGSYDDDESNESTSSQSEVQKPTVVKRPVLGKSKKRSSLRVSFGPGEEGNEGDDSSDAALVTPKKANLNRIALEKSAKLRARSPLVAEARKPTEYSKDYIEELRKSTPSTPSTPSDLKASADPFEETERALDIALKFGPVASLDSSSAIPTDAEIREKKARRRRLAQEENARDDDDRAWASDDQGEDEFRQHRNEISLRPKDKYGETRLIHDDEDIAEGFDDFVEDGKISLGRKSEREAQRRRRAEMAELINDAEGSSGDDGSGDSDEERNIAFAAAQARAGRYGQKIEDEDDGSKTPPRITPLPDLDEVLEGLTIDIQTKQQRKNMILQKLKDLKDDKVRIEERKKYLQEQLQETGEKYEKLRQEQGLPALPANGIEGGRLITERGLDSLGTTPLAGTTPVGESSEDSDDE is encoded by the exons ATGAAACGATCCGGCTCGACGCGCGTGGCGCGCAAAATTGGCTCctacgatgacgacgagTCCAACGAGAGCACGAGCTCGCAGAGCGAAGTGCAGAAGCCCACAG TTGTCAAGCGGCCTGTGCTTGGCAAATCAAAGAAGCGGTCCTCCCTACGGGTATCCTTTGGCCCTGGTGAGGAAGGGAACGAGGGCGATGATTCGAGCGATGCCGCGCTTGTAACTCCGAAGAAGGCGAATCTCAACCGTATTGCGTTGGAGAAGAGTGCGAAGTTGCGGGCGCGGTCACCACTTGTGGCAGAAGCACGCAAGCCGACCGAGTACAGCAAAGATTATATAGAGGAGTTGCGCAAATCGACACCATCGACACCATCGACACCTAGTGATCTGAAGGCCTCCGCGGACCCTTTTGAAGAGACGGAGCGTGCTCTCGATATCGCCTTGAAATTCGGGCCTGTCGCATCACTCGACTCTTCATCAGCAATACCTACCGATGCCGAGATCCGAGAGAAGAAAGCACGACGGAGACGCTTAGCACAGGAGGAAAATGCGCGCGATGATGACGACCGGGCATGGGCATCAGATGATCAAGGAGAAGACGAGTTCAGACAGCACAGGAACGAGATATCTCTCCGACCAAAAGACAAGTATGGAGAGACGCGCTTGATCCATGATGACGAGGACATAGCAGAGGGCTTCGACGATTTCGTAGAAGACGGCAAGATATCACTCGGTCGCAAGTCAGAACGGGAGGCGCAACGAAGACGGCGCGCGGAAATGGCAGAGCTCATCAACGATGCCGAAGGCTCATCAGGAGACGATGGTTCAGGCGATTCCGATGAAGAGCGAAACATTGCATTTGCCGCAGCTCAAGCGCGCGCAGGAAGATACGGCCAAAAGAtcgaagacgaagacgacggCTCAAAGACTCCACCACGAATCACACCTTTGCCAGACCTAGACGAGGTGTTAGAGGGACTCACCATTGACATCCAAACGAAGCAGCAGAGAAAAAACATGATACTACAAAAACTCAAAGATCTCAAAGATGACAAAGTCCGCATCGAGGAACGGAAAAAGTACCTCCAGGAACAACTACAGGAAACAGGCGAGAAGTACGAAAAGTTACGCCAGGAACAAGGTCTTCCCGCTTTGCCTGCGAACGGTATAGAGGGAGGCCGGTTGATCACAGAGAGGGGGTTGGATAGCTTGGGTACCACACCTCTGGCTGGGACTACACCTGTTGGCGAGTCGAGTGAGGATTCAGATGATGAGTAG
- a CDS encoding Cmc1 domain containing protein — protein MHPHLHTEEVQKNCAEVVAALEQCHERGFLWKLTGNCTDAKHQVNMCLRGLRLERTRQNREEAKIKREKIKRVWQELDENK, from the exons ATGCACCCCCACCTCCACACCGAAGAAGTCCAAAAGA ACTGCGCCGAAgtcgtcgctgccctcgAACAATGCCATGAACGCGGTTTTCTCTGGAAGTTGACAGGCAACTGCACCGATGCCAAACACCAGGTTAACATGTGTCTGCGCGGACTGCGACTGGAGCGCACGCGGCAGAATCGCGAGGAGGCAAAGATCAAGCGCGAGAAGATAAAGAGAGTATGGCAGGAGTTGGATGAGAACAAATGA
- a CDS encoding DAP2, Dipeptidyl aminopeptidase-acylaminoacyl-peptidase, translated as MTLHEVSNISEDFIPATAAMTIRAAKFTPEVLLSAPRRSEGAPNSDASKILYAVSTYSFSEHITKKEIRVLDVASQQSGLVTDDKSYSEPTWLDDETVLLLKSNDDGTTDLVVGSPRKFEQSKHTAGTIQGPVNDLKIYDLGSGHFAFAVVGKAKPDGTLLNPEKAEKPHTSGKLYKSGFVRHWDHYVTENRNAIWLGKLRQKKTSDCNVFVLQHEPKNALKGTPLESPIEPFGGKDHFDISRHGLVFTSKDPDVNPATHTKTNIYVSASESFWDDLHSKDIPEIQKATIEGFEGASTSPVWSNSGSMVAFLSMKTDGYESDKNQAFIMHDYTKPSQLTPLYASQDGKGRWDRSPQSISWSPDDWKLYFTAEEHGRGNLYSAGPPKPGPEEQPLPSLLVKGGTIGSVQVLKNGDLFLSSNSLIENSLYSLLPLSAHPDGGVLYTFPIDDRPYDSDADNLTTKYISSNTRSGSTFGLSRNQVDEIHWDGAAPDTKVHAWVVKPSDFSEDKTYPLAYLVHGGPQGAWTDGWSTRWNPAVFAEQGYVVICPNPTGSTSYGQAFTDAIQHQWGGLPYEDLVLGFDYIKSHVNYVDTTRAVALGASYGGYMMNWIQGHPLGREFKALVTHDGVFSMTGQMASEELYFPFHDIGGTLWKNPESWDKWDPSKFTENWATPHLIIHSELDYRLTISEGLAAFNVLQCKGVESQFLTFPDENHWVLKPENGLMWHQVVLDWINEHVGLEKYTESGRR; from the exons ATGACACTCCACGAGGTCAGCAACATTTCCGAAGATTTCATTCCTGCCACCGCTGCCATGACGATTAGAGCTGCCAAGTTCACTCCAGAAGTGCTTCTTTCTGCGCCTCGCCGGTCCGAGGGCGCCCCAAACTCCGATGCGTCCAAGATATTGTATGCGGTGTCGACATACAGCTTCTCAGAACATATAACAAAGAAAGAGATTCGTGTTTTGGATGTTGCGAGCCAGCAGAGTGGTCTTGTGACGGATGATAAGTCGTACAGCGAGCCTACTTGGCTTGATGATGAGACGGTGTTGTTGCTGAAGTCGAACGATGATGGTACCACAGATCTTGTCGTCGGCTCTCCTCGGAAGTTCGAACAGAG TAAACATACGGCAGGTACCATTCAAGGACCCGTCAACGATTTGAAGATCTACGACCTCGGCAGTGGCCACTTTGCGTTCGCGGTCGTTGGCAAAGCAAAGCCTGATGGCACGCTCCTTAATCCCGAGAAGGCTGAAAAACCGCATACGTCTGGGAAGCTGTACAAATCCGGTTTCGTCCGACATTGGGATCACTACGTTACGGAGAACCGCAACGCGATATGGCTCGGCAAGCTACGCCAGAAGAAGACTTCCGACTGCAACGTGTTCGTGTTGCAACATGAACCAAAGAATGCACTGAAAGGAACGCCTCTCGAGAGCCCAATTGAGCCTTTTGGTGGCAAGGATCATTTCGATATCTCAAGGCATGGTCTTGTCTTCACGTCCAAGGATCCAGACGTTAACCCTGCTACACATACCAAGACTAACATTTACGTTTCCGCTTCTGAGAGCTTCTGGGATGATCTGCATTCGAAAGATATCCCGGAGATTCAAAAGGCAACGATTGAAGGCTTCGAAGGCGCTAGCACATCTCCAGTGTGGTCAAACTCAGGCAGTATGGTCGCCTTCCTGTCAATGAAGACTGACGGCTACGAGTCGGACAAGAATCAAGCCTTCATCATGCACGACTACACGAAACCATCGCAACTCACTCCGCTATATGCTTCTCAAGATGGCAAAGGAAGGTGGGATCGGAGCCCACAGTCGATATCCTGGAGCCCTGATGACTGGAAACTGTACTTCACTGCGGAGGAACATGGTAGAGGAAACTTGTACAGCGCTGGACCCCCCAAGCCTGGACCCGAGGAACAACCTTTGCCTTCGCTGCTCGTGAAAGGTGGGACTATCGGCTCAGTGCAAGTCCTCAAGAATGGCGACCTATTTCTCTCTTCAAACAGTTTGATCGAGAACTCCTTGTACTCGCTTCTACCTCTAAGCGCTCATCCCGATGGTGGGGTTTTGTACACCTTTCCCATTGATGACCGACCATACGACTCAGACGCTGACAATCTGACAACTAAGTACATTTCTTCGAACACGCGCTCAGGCTCTACTTTTGGCCTGTCGCGTAACCAGGTTGACGAGATTCATTGGGACGGTGCGGCCCCTGATACGAAGGTTCATGCATGGGTTGTGAAGCCTAGCGATTTCTCAGAAGATAAGACGTACCCACTCGCGTATCTTGTACATGGAGGACCACAAGGTGCCTGGACAGATGGTTGGAGCACACGATGGAACCCAGCGGTATTTGCAGAGCAAGGCTATGTCGTTATATGTCCAAACCCTACCGGAAGTACCTCTTACGGCCAAGCCTTCACCGACGCCATCCAACATCAATGGGGTGGTCTTCCCTACGAGGACCTTGTGCTAGGATTCGACTACATCAAATCACATGTTAATTACGTCGACACTACTCGCGCTGTGGCACTCGGCGCCTCATACGGTGGCTACATGATGAACTGGATTCAAGGCCACCCTCTTGGCCGCGAATTCAAAGCCTTGGTAACTCACGACGGTGTCTTCAGCATGACTGGCCAAATGGCGTCCGAAGAACTCTACTTCCCATTCCACGACATCGGCGGCACACTTTGGAAGAACCCTGAGAGCTGGGACAAGTGGGATCCTTCCAAGTTCACAGAGAACTGGGCAACGCCTCATCTTATTATTCATTCCGAACTCGACTACAGGCTGACTATCAGTGAGGGACTAGCCGCCTTCAATGTGCTGCAGTGTAAGGGGGTGGAGAGCCAGTTTCTGACTTTCCCGGATGAGAACCATTGGGTCCTCAAGCCGGAGAATGGGTTGATGTGGCATCAGGTTGTGTTGGATTGGATTAACGAGCATGTTGGGTTGGAGAAGTACACTGAGAGTGGAAGGCGATGA
- a CDS encoding CAP-GLY multi-domain protein — MMGVVKFVGSIRGKQGVFAGVELSREYAARGKNDGAVDGTQYFNTSIPGSGIFLPVHRAQKRVSADSSDFPLTPTTPSYHNFSLSTMEKPSFSPDDAPPLPLPKFSQSVGPGVRATSPRSKSTSVRRPESPYRQKPGLGVTPGRNGGLTPSGFSKSAIGAPPRFASPAPPRYASPGPRVVPPQKPRTPGPQRSYSRNSSRIGHHDTIDEDNETTPVGAQRGSNDSMSSYKNRRPGSRLGSSPNEEVQRLQALLEEREKQLKEQASSLSEMEASLSEIQSLIPEDGMDMASLHSNEPNDVAQLRALLREKNDKIAMLTSEFDAHRSDFRSTIDTLELASTETERVYEKKVEDLQEELREYQSRSEDVETVAMQLKQLEELVQELEEGLEDARRGEAEARGEVEFLRGEVERGRSELRREREKAAAALKGAGAMVDTPTAPGQRDLEQRDDEIRGLKAIIHSLSSGGDDRIRSPLPTNPVDYEELQNAKATAERLEREKEELRGLVERKAYREEELERELERLKSRLGLAEQRASIISNGMSEHTATQEKPAERDSKDTILNWRETPQHTRRNTPPTLTTVPDSDGGHSSANSSTLWCEICETGGHDILNCSAMGGDAASSYSQDDPLLRNGGKDVLIEGLRGLSVSSDRSRPSILNPSKPPGSAPSAPLPNPSFNSSSPSANLVPPKGAAIADPDKWCALCESEGA, encoded by the exons ATGATGGGTGTTGTCAAGTTTGTAGGCAGCATTCGGGGCAAGCAGGGAGTGTTTGCGGGCGTGGAACTGAGCAGAGAGTATGCAGCGCGGGGCAAGAACGATGGCGCAGTCGACGG CACACAGTACTTCAACACATCCATTCCTGGCTCCGGCATCTTTCTCCCTGTTCATCGCGCGCAGAAAAGGGTCTCTGCAGACTCGTCCGACTTCCCTCTTACGCCCACCACGCCCTCGTACCATAACTTTAGCCTGTCTACCATGGAGAAGCCCAGCTTCAGCCCCGACGATGCGCCTCCCCTGCCTTTGCCAAAGTTCTCACAATCCGTCGGGCCTGGTGTTCGCGCGACTAGTCCTCGCTCCAAATCTACCAGCGTACGGCGCCCTGAATCGCCCTATCGCCAGAAGCCAGGCCTAGGCGTGACTCCGGGAAGGAATGGCGGGCTTACGCCCTCTGGCTTCTCCAAGAGCGCAATCGGCGCACCACCACGATTCGCAAGTCCGGCACCCCCTCGTTACGCCAGCCCTGGGCCGAGAGTGGTTCCTCCACAGAAGCCACGAACGCCTGGCCCACAGCGATCATATTCGCGAAATAGCTCCCGTATTGGCCACCATGACACGATTGACGAGGACAACGAGACAACGCCGGTCGGCGCACAGCGTGGCAGCAATGACTCAATGTCAAGCTACAAGAACAGGCGGCCGGGCTCCCGACTTGGTTCCTCTCCGAACGAAGAGGTGCAGAGACTCCAAGCGCTTCTAGAAGAGCGCGAAAAGCAACTCAAGGAGCAGGCCTCCTCGTTGAGCGAGATGGAAGCAAGTTTGTCGGAGATTCAGAGCCTGATACCTGAGGATGGAATGGATATGGCCTCATTGCATAGCAACGAGCCCAATGATGTAGCGCAACTACGAGCACTTCTCCGAGAGAAGAACGATAAGATCGCCATGCTCACGTCCGAGTTCGATGCGCATCGATCCGACTTCCGAAGTACCATTGATACCCTTGAGCTAGCGAGCACCGAAACCGAGCGCGTATACGAGAAGAAGGTAGAAGATCTGCAGGAAGAGCTACGTGAGTACCAGTCACGCAGCGAAGATGTTGAGACTGTAGCTATGCAGTTGAAGCAACTAGAGGAACTCGTACAAGAGCTAGAGGAAGGCTTGGAAGATGCACGCAGGGGGGAGGCAGAAGCGCGAGGGGAAGTTGAGTTCTTAAGAGGGGAAGTCGAACGTGGCCGATCGGAACTCCGTCGCGAGCGCGAAAAGGCTGCGGCGGCTCTCAAGGGCGCGGGTGCCATGGTCGATACGCCTACAGCACCAGGGCAAAGGGACCTTGAGCAACGCGATGACGAGATCCGAGGCCTCAAGGCTATTATCCACTCTTTGAGCTCTGGTGGAGACGACCGTATCCGATCACCTCTACCGACCAACCCTGTCGACTACGAAGAACTTCAAAACGCCAAAGCTACTGCAGAACGTCTGGAGCGCGAGAAGGAGGAACTACGTGGTCTGGTAGAACGCAAGGCATACCGAGAAGAAGAACTAGAACGCGAGCTTGAGAGACTTAAAAGCCGACTCGGTCTCGCCGAGCAGCGCGCCAGCATCATCAGCAACGGCATGTCTGAGCACACAGCCACGCAAGAAAAGCCTGCTGAGCGCGACTCCAAAGACACGATCCTCAACTGGCGCGAAACACCCCAACACACGCGCCGCAACACCCCACCCACGCTTACCACCGTCCCCGACTCGGACGGCGGCCACTCGTCGGCAAACAGCAGCACCCTCTGGTGCGAAATCTGCGAAACAGGCGGCCACGACATCCTCAACTGCTCCGCCATGGGCGGCGACGCAGCATCCTCTTACTCGCAAGACGACCCCCTCCTCCGCAACGGCGGCAAAGACGTCCTCATAGAAGGTCTCCGCGGCCTATCCGTCTCCTCAGATCGCTCCCGCCCCTCGATCCTAAACCCTTCTAAACCCCCGGGCTCCGCCCCCAGCGCTCCCCTTCCAAACCCTTCTTTCAACTCCTCCTCTCCTAGCGCTAATCTCGTTCCTCCAAAGGGTGCCGCTATTGCTGACCCGGATAAGTGGTGTGCGTTGTGTGAGAGCGAGGGGGCATGA
- a CDS encoding P-loop ATPase fused to an acetyltransferase codes for MPKKAIDSRIPALIRNGAQEKKRSFFVVVGDRQKDVIVNLYHILLSVDVKLNKSVLWAYKNKLLGFSSHRKKREKKIKNEIKRGVRDVDTDDPFELFVSTQNIRYCYYKETDKILGNNYGMCILQDFEALTPNLLARTIETVEGGGLVILLLKGMSSLKQLYTLSMDIHSRYRTEAHTDVVARFNERFILSLGKCDSCLVVDDELNVLPISGGKHVKQLPPPDTELEGKTLKAKELAEIKESLADTPPTGDLVKLAKTVDQAKALLTFVEAIVEKTLRSTVTLTAARGRGKSAALGVAVAAAVAHGYSNIYITSPSPENLKTLFEFILKGFDSLNYVDHQDYTIMQSTQPEQNKAIVRIELHRQHRQVIQYIKPEDSHVLGQAELLVIDEAAAIPLPLVRNLMGPYLVFMASTINGYEGTGRSLSLKLIQQLREQSRSGTETSISSRSLREITLSEPIRYAQGDSVERWMNDLLCLDATLPRKSSTQGFPFPDKCQLLHVNRDTLFSYNPAAEKFLQKMMALYVASHYKNTPNDLQLMSDAPAHQLFVLTGPTEESKLPEPLCVIQVALEGQISKESVLNSLRRGQRAGGDLIPWIVSQQFQDENFASLSGARVVRIATNPEYANMGYGSKALQLLVDFYDGKLASLSENEPQEVEQMRRITEEDLEEVSLLKDNVKIREANEMPPLFARLPELKAPKLDYVGVSYGLTPQLHRFWKRASFVPVYLRQTPNDLTGEHTCIMLRSLETTSSDGSWVAAFAKDFQKRFLSLLSYHFRTFPSITSLSIEESASAGSKLDADLAATPITKAELDALFTPFDLKRLESYANNMLDYHVILDMLPSIATLYFTSRFKGIVKLSGIQNALLLAIGLQRKEFSDVEKELNLNSSQLMAMFVKVVRKFATAFRGIVERAVEETLPEAMEGVTDDNAAEAGAQDGNVPTRSFQPLEKDLQEELREGGDEFLEEEKERQRSMIDALPLHKYEIGATETDWQDAERAVSKAASKGSNAANMTVAVKTGEKKRKVGEAVEEAYKEAEKFKEKKSKKHKSGKRA; via the exons ATGCCTAAGAAGGCCATTGACTCCCGCATACCGGCGCTGATCCGCAATGGTGCCCAAGAAAAGAAGCGAAGCTTCTTTGTAGTTGTCGGAGATCGTCAAAAGGACGTGATTGTCAACCTTTACCACATTCTGCTCAGCGTGGACGTCAAGTTGAACAAGTCAGTACTATGGGCATACAAGAACAAGCTTCTGGGCTTCTCGAGTCACCGGAAGAAGCGCGAAAAGAAGATAAAGAACGAAATCAAGCGAGGAGTCCGCGATGTCGATACCGATGACCCATTCGAACTATTCGTCTCCACGCAGAACATTCGGTACTGCTACTACAAGGAAACCGACAAGATTCTCGGAAACAATTATGGCATGTGCATTCTGCAGGATTTCGAAGCCCTTACGCCGAATCTGCTCGCGCGTACGATAGAAACAGTAGAGGGTGGCGGGTTGGTCATATTATTGCTGAAGGGCATGAGCAGCTTGAAGCAATTGTACACATTATCTATGGATATCCACTCGAGATACCGGACCGAGGCGCATACCGACGTTGTTGCGCGCTTCAATGAGCGCTTCATACTATCGCTGGGCAAATGCGACAGCTGCCTGGTGGTTGACGACGAGCTCAACGTGCTACCCATTTCCGGCGGAAAGCACGTCAAGCAACTACCGCCACCAGACACAGAGCTCGAAGGCAAGACACTAAAGGCGAAAGAGCTGGCTGAGATCAAGGAGTCATTGGCAGACACTCCTCCTACTGGAGACCTCGTCAAGCTTGCAAAGACTGTGGATCAGGCAAAGGCTCTGTTGACCTTTGTAGAGGCTATCGTGGAGAAGACACTGCGCAGTACGGTTACTCTGACTGCGGCCCGTGGACGAGGAAAGTCTGCAGCTCTGGGTGTTGCTGTAGCAGCAGCAGTCGCGCATGGCTACAGCAACATCTACATCACATCGCCAAGTCCGGAGAATTTGAAGACACTATTCGAGTTCATTCTCAAGGGATTCGATTCGCTCAACTATGTAGATCACCAAGATTACACCATTATGCAGTCCACTCAACCCGAGCAGAACAAAGCCATCGTACGTATCGAATTACACCGCCAGCACCGACAGGTTATCCAATACATCAAACCTGAAGACTCGCATGTTCTCGGACAGGCAGAGCTTCTGGTCATTGATGAGGCTGCTGCTATTCCTCTACCGCTCGTACGAAATCTCATGGGACCTTACCTCGTCTTTATGGCTTCGACTATCAATGGTTACGAAGGAACTGGCCGATCGCTCTCCTTGAAGCTTATTCAGCAACTTCGCGAGCAGTCCAGGAGCGGAACCGAGACATCGATATCAAGTAGATCGCTCCGGGAAATTACGCTGTCGGAACCTATCCGTTACGCTCAAGGTGACTCGGTTGAACGATGGATGAACGATCTCCTATGTCTCGATGCAACCCTGCCACGGAAATCCAGCACCCAAGGATTCCCATTCCCCGACAAATGTCAGCTGCTTCATGTGAACCGCGATACCCTCTTTTCCTACAATCCGGCCGCCGAAAAGTTCCTACAGAAGATGATGGCGCTGTATGTTGCAAGTCACTACAAGAATACGCCCAATGATCTCCAGCTCATGTCTGATGCGCCTGCACATCAACTGTTTGTCCTCACTGGACCCACAGAGGAGAGCAAGCTTCCCGAGCCCCTCTGTGTTATCCAGGTAGCACTTGAAGGTCAGATCAGCAAGGAAAGTGTGCTTAACAGTTTGAGACGAGGACAACGTGCAGGAGGTGACTTGATTCCGTGGATCGTGTCTCAGCAGTTCCAAGACGAAAACTTTGCCAGTCTCTCAGGTGCACGTGTAGTGCGGATAGCGACAAACCCAGAGTACGCCAACATGGGATACGGATCAAAAGCACTGCAACTTTTGGTCGATTTCTACGACGGCAAGCTCGCAAGCTTATCGGAAAACGAGCCCCAGGAAGTAGAGCAGATGCGAAGGATCACGGAAGAAGATTTGGAGGAGGTATCACTCCTCAAGGACAATGTCAAGATTCGAGAGGCAAACGAGATGCCACCGCTCTTTGCCCGACTACCAGAGCTTAAAGCACCGAAACTGGACTACGTCGGTGTATCCTACGGTCTCACACCACAGCTCCATAGATTCTGGAAACGTGCATCATTTGTGCCAGTATACCTCCGCCAGACGCCAAACGACTTGACAGGCGAACACACATGCATTATGCTGAGGTCTCTCGAGACAACATCGTCCGACGGCAGTTGGGTCGCGGCATTTGCCAAGGATTTCCAGAAGCGCTTCCTGTCGTTACTATCTTACCACTTCCGCACATTCCCCTCAATAACCTCACTCTCAATCGAAGAATCCGCCTCTGCCGGCTCCAAACTCGACGCTGATCTCGCCGCAACACCAATAACAAAAGCCGAATTAGACGCCCTTTTCACTCCCTTCGACCTCAAGCGTCTAGAGTCCTATGCAAACAACATGCTAGACTACCATGTCATCCTCGACATGCTACCATCCATCGCCACTCTATATTTCACTAGCCGTTTCAAAGGCATCGTCAAGCTCAGCGGCATACAGAATGCGCTGCTACTCGCTATCGGCCTGCAGCGTAAGGAGTTCTCAGATGTGGAGAAGGAGTTGAACCTCAACTCTAGCCAACTCATGGCCATGTTCGTCAAGGTTGTAAGAAAATTTGCCACAGCCTTCCGCGGCATTGTCGAGCGCGCAGTCGAGGAAACTTTGCCCGAGGCCATGGAAGGTGTTACCGACGATAATGCGGCAGAGGCGGGCGCACAAGATGGAAATGTGCCCACACGTAGCTTCCAGCCACTAGAGAAAGATCTCCAAGAAGAGCTGAGAGAGGGCGGAGACGAATTCCTAGAAGAGGAAAAGGAGAGGCAGAGGAGTATGATTGACGCGCTGCCTTTACACAA GTACGAAATCGGCGCCACCGAAACAGACTGGCAAGACGCCGAGCGCGCTGTCAGCAAAGCAGCAAGCAAAGGCTCAAATGCAGCCAACATGACCGTAGCCGTCAAGACGGGCGAAAAGAAGCGCAAAGTAGGCGAGGCCGTAGAAGAGGCCTACAAAGAAGCGGAAAAGTTCAAGGAAAAGAAGTCAAAGAAGCATAAGTCGGGCAAAAGGGCTTGA
- a CDS encoding LSM1, Small nuclear ribonucleoprotein (snRNP) protein: MPQAQPELKKYLEKRVLVQLNGSRKVMGILRGYDVYLNIVLDDALEEVAGGEKVRIGMVVIRGNAVVMLEALDRINQDVPKIGR; encoded by the exons ATGCCTCAAGCACAGCCGGAACTCAAGAAG TACCTCGAGAAGCGCGTTCTCGTCCAGCTCAATGGCAGTCGCAAGGTCATGGGTATCCTCCGAGGATACGAT GTCTACCTGAACATTGTCCTCGACGATGCGCTTGAGGAGGTAGCCGGCGGTGAAAAGGTGCGCATCGGCATGGTAGTTATCCGTGGAAACGCCGTGGTCATGCTCGAA GCGCTTGACCGTATCAACCAAGATGTACCCAAGATCGGACGATAA
- a CDS encoding aminoglycoside phosphotransferase has protein sequence MAGTVRQPIDIASLERYISANIPEIKVPLDVKQFGYGQSNPTYQLTDNDGKKYVMRKKPPGQLLSKTAHRVDREYRIIHALEKTDVPIPRALCLCQDETVIGTDFYIMEFLDGRIFEDPAIPDVTPEERTKMWHSAITTLAKFHRVSPASVNLASYGKNSGFYNRQIATFNTISQSQAAAKDKETGMPVGKIPHQDDMVAFFSDPKTQPKDRATFVHGDYKIDNVVFHKTEPRVIGILDWEMSTIGHPLSDLNNVLQPYVTASSETAMTIGRAHKGFQPGATPGLPSREQLVAWYSEVAGWDPRPDLTWGDAFSTYRGAVIMQGIAARYALRQASSAQAHEYAQQMAPFAEIAWSLVQEYMSNHEKAKL, from the exons ATGGCCGGCACTGTACGGCAACCCATCGATATCGCCTCATTAGAGCGCTACATCAGCGCCAATATCCCTGAAATTAAAGTTCCGCTCGATGTAAAGCAG TTCGGATACGGACAGTCGAATCCGACGTACCAGTTGACAGATAACGATGGAAAGAAATATGTGATGAGGAAGAAGCCGCCGGGTCAGTTGCTATCAAAG ACTGCGCATAGAGTCGATCGCGAGTATCGCATCATTCATGCACTAGAGAAGACGGATGTGCCTATTCCACGAGCGCTATGTCTTTGTCAAGACGAGACCGTGATTGGAACAGACTTCTACATCATGGAATTTCTCGATGGCCGCATCTTCGAGGACCCAGCCATCCCAGATGTGACGCCTGAAGAGCGAACAAAGAT GTGGCACTCTGCCATAACGACCCTGGCGAAATTCCATCGAGTCTCCCCGGCTTCCGTAAACCTCGCCTCCTACGGGAAGAACTCTGGCTTCTACAACCGCCAAATCGCTACCTTCAACACAATCTCCCAGTCGCAGGCTGCAGCAAAGGACAAGGAGACAGGAATGCCAGTCGGCAAGATCCCACATCAAGACGACATGGTAGCTTTCTTCAGCGACCCCAAGACCCAGCCAAAAGACCGCGCGACATTCGTCCACGGCGATTACAAGATCGACAACGTCGTATTCCACAAGACTGAACCCCGTGTAATCGGAATCCTAGATTGGGAAATGAGCACCATCGGCCACCCACTTTCTGACCTGAACAATGTCTTGCAGCCCTACGTGACGGCGTCTAGTGAGACTGCCATGACTATCGGACGCGCACACAAGGGTTTCCAGCCTGGTGCGACACCTGGGCTACCGTCACGCGAACAGCTGGTAGCGTGGTATTCAGAGGTAGCGGGCTGGGACCCGCGACCAGATTTGACCTGGGGTGATGCATTTAGTACGTATAGGGGTGCGGTCATCATGCAGGGAATCGCGGCTCGCTATGCTCTCAGGCAGGCGAGCAGTGCCCAGGCCCACGAGTATGCACAGCAGATGGCACCGTTTGCGGAAATCGCGTGGAGTCTGGTGCAGGAGTATATGAGCAATCACGAAAAGGCAAAGTTATAG